From Mya arenaria isolate MELC-2E11 chromosome 12, ASM2691426v1, the proteins below share one genomic window:
- the LOC128212363 gene encoding uncharacterized protein LOC128212363 isoform X1 yields MSSDAVPGRKIGCYKVLLTEVPAFSDADGIRSFFDSAVDVQLDDKARTALVTFGNQAGVESALAKRSLTVGGETIFVQKYDISSTVLMGSEECVEGSDYVSQEEEKIKIMVENLPVSVDEEYLEMFFESRKFKGCVVVAVDLNSDLNNAIVTFQRGKDVETILENVPIMIKKQEVTVKKYKPAPLCTIIVRGPNVNEENLELLEMYFDNEKKSGGGEVVENSARYDAKKDAVYITFESEVVAKRVVERGRHVLKKGLLVVGIAYPEANVSTDPNTMSTAQQRMSGTNNIHSHCSTCVKISCIQNSVCAVVSCKLKCGQQFHSCKAYEHSLLCKKELAFCTNKVNGCELVLPRKDIAKHLEFCSANLFRSDNPMELVTCKKGCGISYHACRDVEHKYICKKETVKCTNSEFGCPLEMKRENINYHLQFCPASVVVCQSKWLRRPMLSGNEMLNCAEIKERPRIIFGQMELAFAIMDQDKVIEGAKLPQGQKMYERPLTNPSRLSVVPFRSDMEIRDVLAFASPSIYYATINSTRERQLRGMYTFRCGKELRRDEFPGHMKTLHDNIQQNTHGWFEQRCPLASHGCTFSFQRFRPTTSNVPKFITASDTISVRYNSLAEPVLWNKDGVCNFNEHQSDLITDHGRFELHTSLKLDNSITVVKRSETVLSQTKTSIIELPFKVLILIANYLDAISLRRLSRTNKLLQSVCCCLLNKKGFVSIVWKKRGNRWETINKKWKFSDCFESIDGWEFKEESPAIMLKHLKVCKFNQEEYLNRKANIGPGPSVLFR; encoded by the exons ATGAGTTCTGATGCAG TCCCGGGAAGGAAAATAGGTTGTTACAAGGTGTTACTTACTGAAGTGCCTGCCTTTAGCGATGCGGATGGCATACGATCATTCTTCGATAGCGCTGTCGATGTGCAGCTAGATGACAAGGCAAGAACGGCACTAGTCACGTTTGGAAACCAAGCAG GCGTGGAATCTGCTTTGGCCAAACGCTCTTTGACAGTTGGAGGAGAGACGATTTTCGTACAAAAATACGATATTTCTTCGACCGTCTTAATGGGCTCGGAGGAGTGTGTAGAAGGCTCCGACTATGTATCACAAGAggaagaaaaaataaagatcATGGTAGAAAACCTTCCGGTTAGTGTCGATGAGGAATATTTGGAGATGTTTTTTGAGTCAAGAAAGTTTAAAGGTTGCGTCGTGGTAGCCGTTGATTTGAATTCAGATCTTAACAACGCAATAGTAACATTTCAACGCGGGAAAG ACGTTGAAACAATTCTGGAAAATGTGCCCATAATGATTAAGAAACAAGAAGTTACGGTCAAGAAATACAAACCGGCGCCGCTTTGTACAATCATAGTAAGGGGACCAAATGTTAATGAGGAGAATCTTGAACTGTTGGAGATGTACTTTGACAACGAGAAGAAATCAGGTGGTGGCGAAGTTGTTGAGAACAGTGCTAGATATGATGCGAAAAAAGACGCGGTATACATAACGTTTGAAAGCGAAGTCG TTGCAAAGCGGGTCGTAGAAAGGGGTAGACATGTACTTAAAAAGGGTCTACTGGTTGTTGGAATAGCTTATCCAGAGGCAAACGTGTCAACCG atcCAAACACTATGTCAACAGCTCAACAAAGAATGTCTGGAACTAACAACATCCACAGTCATTGTAGTACGTGCGTTAAGATTTCGTGCATACAAAATAGTGTCTGCGCTGTTGTTTCATGTAAACTTAAATGTGGACAGCAATTTCATTCTTGTAAAGCATATGAGCACTCACTTCTGTGCAAAAAAGAGCTCGCATTTTGCACCAACAAGGTAAATGGTTGTGAGTTGGTTCTTCCAAGAAAGGATATAGCAAAACATCTGGAATTCTGCTCTGCCAATTTGTTCCGCTCTGACAATCCAATGGAACTCGTCACTTGCAAAAAAGGTTGTGGGATTTCTTACCATGCATGTAGAGATGTGGAGCACAAGTATATTTGCAAAAAGGAAACTGTGAAGTGTACTAACAGCGAATTTGGTTGTCCTTTAGAAATGAAACGGGAAAACATAAATTATCACCTCCAGTTTTGCCCTGCAAGCGTGGTCGTTTGTCAAAGCAAATGGTTACGTCGGCCAATGTTGTCTGGAAATGAAATGTTGAATTGCGCTGAAATAAAGGAACGACCCCGCATAATTTTTGGTCAGATGGAATTGGCATTTGCAATAATGGATCAAGACAAGGTCATCGAAGGCGCGAAATTACCCCAAGGACAGAAAATGTATGAACGACCACTTACGAATCCGTCGCGTTTGAGCGTTGTTCCATTTCGTAGCGACATGGAAATAAGGGACGTTCTAGCCTTTGCATCACCTTCAATATATTATGCGACCATAAATAGCACAAGAGAGCGCCAACTAAGGGGAATGTATACATTTCGCTGTGGCAAGGAACTTAGACGAGATGAATTTCCTGGACATATGAAAACACTTCATGACAACATTCAACAAAATACGCATGGTTGGTTTGAACAGCGATGCCCTCTCGCAAGTCATGGATGCACGTTTTCTTTTCAAAGGTTTCGACCAACGACAAGCAATGTCCCCAAATTCATCACGGCATCTGATACGATCAGCGTAAGATACAACTCTCTGGCCGAACCCGTTCTGTGGAACAAAGATGGAGTATGTAATTTCAATGAACATCAATCGGATCTGATTACAGATCATGGACGTTTTGAGCTTCACACTTCGTTGAAGCTGGACAACAGTATCACTGTTGTAAAACGATCTGAAACAGTGTTGTCCCAAACAAAAACGTCGATCATAGAGCTCCCGTTCAAGGTCCTGATATTGATAGCCAACTATCTGGATGCAATCAGTCTCCGGAGACTTTCCAGAACAAACAAGCTCTTACAATCAGTTTGCTGCTGTCTTCTCAATAAAAAGGGTTTTGTTTCAATAGTTTGGAAGAAGAGGGGAAATAGATGGGAGACAATTAACAAG aaatggaagttcAGCGACTGTTTTGAATCTATAGATGGGTGGGAATTCAAGGAGGAGTCGCCAGCAATAATGCTTAAGCATTTGAAAGTGTGCAAGTTTAATCAAGAGGAATACCTGAACCGAAAGGCAAACATAGGTCCCGGACCATCCGTTTTGTTTAGATAA
- the LOC128212363 gene encoding F-box only protein 40-like isoform X2: MGSEECVEGSDYVSQEEEKIKIMVENLPVSVDEEYLEMFFESRKFKGCVVVAVDLNSDLNNAIVTFQRGKDVETILENVPIMIKKQEVTVKKYKPAPLCTIIVRGPNVNEENLELLEMYFDNEKKSGGGEVVENSARYDAKKDAVYITFESEVVAKRVVERGRHVLKKGLLVVGIAYPEANVSTDPNTMSTAQQRMSGTNNIHSHCSTCVKISCIQNSVCAVVSCKLKCGQQFHSCKAYEHSLLCKKELAFCTNKVNGCELVLPRKDIAKHLEFCSANLFRSDNPMELVTCKKGCGISYHACRDVEHKYICKKETVKCTNSEFGCPLEMKRENINYHLQFCPASVVVCQSKWLRRPMLSGNEMLNCAEIKERPRIIFGQMELAFAIMDQDKVIEGAKLPQGQKMYERPLTNPSRLSVVPFRSDMEIRDVLAFASPSIYYATINSTRERQLRGMYTFRCGKELRRDEFPGHMKTLHDNIQQNTHGWFEQRCPLASHGCTFSFQRFRPTTSNVPKFITASDTISVRYNSLAEPVLWNKDGVCNFNEHQSDLITDHGRFELHTSLKLDNSITVVKRSETVLSQTKTSIIELPFKVLILIANYLDAISLRRLSRTNKLLQSVCCCLLNKKGFVSIVWKKRGNRWETINKKWKFSDCFESIDGWEFKEESPAIMLKHLKVCKFNQEEYLNRKANIGPGPSVLFR; encoded by the exons ATGGGCTCGGAGGAGTGTGTAGAAGGCTCCGACTATGTATCACAAGAggaagaaaaaataaagatcATGGTAGAAAACCTTCCGGTTAGTGTCGATGAGGAATATTTGGAGATGTTTTTTGAGTCAAGAAAGTTTAAAGGTTGCGTCGTGGTAGCCGTTGATTTGAATTCAGATCTTAACAACGCAATAGTAACATTTCAACGCGGGAAAG ACGTTGAAACAATTCTGGAAAATGTGCCCATAATGATTAAGAAACAAGAAGTTACGGTCAAGAAATACAAACCGGCGCCGCTTTGTACAATCATAGTAAGGGGACCAAATGTTAATGAGGAGAATCTTGAACTGTTGGAGATGTACTTTGACAACGAGAAGAAATCAGGTGGTGGCGAAGTTGTTGAGAACAGTGCTAGATATGATGCGAAAAAAGACGCGGTATACATAACGTTTGAAAGCGAAGTCG TTGCAAAGCGGGTCGTAGAAAGGGGTAGACATGTACTTAAAAAGGGTCTACTGGTTGTTGGAATAGCTTATCCAGAGGCAAACGTGTCAACCG atcCAAACACTATGTCAACAGCTCAACAAAGAATGTCTGGAACTAACAACATCCACAGTCATTGTAGTACGTGCGTTAAGATTTCGTGCATACAAAATAGTGTCTGCGCTGTTGTTTCATGTAAACTTAAATGTGGACAGCAATTTCATTCTTGTAAAGCATATGAGCACTCACTTCTGTGCAAAAAAGAGCTCGCATTTTGCACCAACAAGGTAAATGGTTGTGAGTTGGTTCTTCCAAGAAAGGATATAGCAAAACATCTGGAATTCTGCTCTGCCAATTTGTTCCGCTCTGACAATCCAATGGAACTCGTCACTTGCAAAAAAGGTTGTGGGATTTCTTACCATGCATGTAGAGATGTGGAGCACAAGTATATTTGCAAAAAGGAAACTGTGAAGTGTACTAACAGCGAATTTGGTTGTCCTTTAGAAATGAAACGGGAAAACATAAATTATCACCTCCAGTTTTGCCCTGCAAGCGTGGTCGTTTGTCAAAGCAAATGGTTACGTCGGCCAATGTTGTCTGGAAATGAAATGTTGAATTGCGCTGAAATAAAGGAACGACCCCGCATAATTTTTGGTCAGATGGAATTGGCATTTGCAATAATGGATCAAGACAAGGTCATCGAAGGCGCGAAATTACCCCAAGGACAGAAAATGTATGAACGACCACTTACGAATCCGTCGCGTTTGAGCGTTGTTCCATTTCGTAGCGACATGGAAATAAGGGACGTTCTAGCCTTTGCATCACCTTCAATATATTATGCGACCATAAATAGCACAAGAGAGCGCCAACTAAGGGGAATGTATACATTTCGCTGTGGCAAGGAACTTAGACGAGATGAATTTCCTGGACATATGAAAACACTTCATGACAACATTCAACAAAATACGCATGGTTGGTTTGAACAGCGATGCCCTCTCGCAAGTCATGGATGCACGTTTTCTTTTCAAAGGTTTCGACCAACGACAAGCAATGTCCCCAAATTCATCACGGCATCTGATACGATCAGCGTAAGATACAACTCTCTGGCCGAACCCGTTCTGTGGAACAAAGATGGAGTATGTAATTTCAATGAACATCAATCGGATCTGATTACAGATCATGGACGTTTTGAGCTTCACACTTCGTTGAAGCTGGACAACAGTATCACTGTTGTAAAACGATCTGAAACAGTGTTGTCCCAAACAAAAACGTCGATCATAGAGCTCCCGTTCAAGGTCCTGATATTGATAGCCAACTATCTGGATGCAATCAGTCTCCGGAGACTTTCCAGAACAAACAAGCTCTTACAATCAGTTTGCTGCTGTCTTCTCAATAAAAAGGGTTTTGTTTCAATAGTTTGGAAGAAGAGGGGAAATAGATGGGAGACAATTAACAAG aaatggaagttcAGCGACTGTTTTGAATCTATAGATGGGTGGGAATTCAAGGAGGAGTCGCCAGCAATAATGCTTAAGCATTTGAAAGTGTGCAAGTTTAATCAAGAGGAATACCTGAACCGAAAGGCAAACATAGGTCCCGGACCATCCGTTTTGTTTAGATAA